The Corynebacterium comes genome window below encodes:
- the mltG gene encoding endolytic transglycosylase MltG codes for MRTQSQRSSRRMEPQFVKRRQRGLAVLIASLILIIGAVIYIGVQISGEDPTVNARDYQGSGNGVYQLVEVPEGSSVSQLGPELEERGVVMTDAAFQTAAANNPNAANIQPGFYRLQSEMSAAAAVQALLDPGNLVELLDIHGGSTLLDVQVVGGANRPGVYTQISQVTCTEGSSNCISTQDLQRVGATADPAALGVPEWALEAVAARGEDPKRLEGLIVPGRYVVNPELDAEEIITDLVTRSAKQYEDTGIVDRARALGLTPYELLTAASLVEREAPAGDFDKVARVILNRLDEPMRLEFDSTVNYGLTDVEIATTDEDRAQVTPWNTYAMDGLPETPIAAASIEAIEAMENPAEGNWLFFVTVDRDGTTVFNDTFEEHLADVNQALESGVLDTNR; via the coding sequence GACTCGCGGTCCTCATCGCCTCGCTGATCCTCATCATCGGTGCGGTCATCTACATTGGCGTCCAGATCTCCGGGGAGGACCCCACGGTCAACGCGCGTGATTACCAGGGCAGTGGCAACGGCGTCTACCAGCTCGTCGAGGTGCCCGAGGGATCCTCGGTGTCGCAGCTCGGCCCGGAGCTGGAGGAGCGCGGCGTGGTGATGACTGACGCGGCCTTCCAGACCGCCGCAGCGAACAACCCCAACGCAGCCAACATCCAGCCGGGCTTCTACCGTCTGCAGAGTGAGATGAGCGCCGCGGCCGCGGTCCAGGCACTGCTGGATCCGGGCAACCTGGTCGAACTGCTGGACATTCACGGTGGTTCCACCCTTCTGGACGTCCAGGTCGTCGGCGGCGCCAACCGCCCCGGCGTCTACACCCAGATCTCGCAGGTCACCTGCACCGAGGGATCCTCCAACTGCATCAGCACACAGGACCTGCAGCGAGTCGGGGCCACCGCAGATCCGGCCGCCCTCGGTGTGCCGGAGTGGGCTCTCGAGGCCGTCGCGGCGCGCGGTGAAGACCCCAAGCGACTCGAGGGCCTCATCGTCCCCGGCCGGTATGTGGTCAACCCGGAGCTGGACGCCGAGGAGATCATCACCGACCTGGTCACCCGTTCCGCGAAGCAGTACGAGGACACCGGCATCGTCGACCGGGCCCGTGCCCTGGGGCTGACCCCCTACGAGCTGCTCACCGCGGCGTCCCTGGTCGAGCGTGAGGCGCCGGCGGGCGACTTCGACAAGGTCGCCCGGGTGATCCTCAACCGTCTGGATGAGCCGATGCGTCTGGAGTTCGACTCCACCGTCAACTACGGACTCACCGACGTCGAGATCGCCACCACCGACGAGGACCGCGCCCAGGTCACCCCGTGGAACACCTACGCCATGGACGGACTGCCGGAGACCCCGATCGCGGCGGCGTCGATCGAGGCGATCGAGGCGATGGAGAACCCTGCCGAGGGTAACTGGCTGTTCTTCGTCACCGTCGACCGCGACGGCACCACGGTCTTCAACGACACCTTCGAGGAGCACCTGGCCGACGTGAACCAGGCGCTCGAGTCCGGGGTCCTGGACACCAACCGATGA